ACAAGGTACAGCAATGAAGAAATGCATCCACCCCGTGTGCTGACCTAAAATTGTAAAAAGCCGACCAACGAACCCCAATTCGGACAAAACCAACATATAGAGCAAAGCGTGCGACAAGTGTGTGAGTCATCTCGCGCCGACCatcgcgtgcgtgtgtgcattTTGCAAACAACGAAGAAAATACGCACaacgaaaaacagaaaaacagtAAAGAATCCGTAGTAGTTAACGTCTTTTCTTTGGGGCTTTTTTTGTACGGCATTCAACGAAAATAGACCTCCGCAATCCCCCTCCCTTTCCCCATCCGCCCAGCAAGTCATCCAGTCACTCCATCCTAGCCCACCACCGAAAAGCGGCATGGCGTGCCGTCGTCCTTTCAGGGTCAGCCCTGCGTCCGGTGGCCGGTTATCGATTGGTTTTATCATCGTCACTCTCGCGCTGATGACAACGGCAGCACAATCAAAACTGGTAGGTGGTTCCCACACTGCTCCAATCATAGTCCTACATTCCAAAGCCTGCCATCAACAAGTTCCAGCTTTTCAAACGTATATTTGGCAACTAGTAGGTTGTTTGGTATCGGTCTCGCGCATCCCAATCTGGTAACATTCTAGAAGAGGGGTTTTAGATCTGAACTCCACAGCGTAGGAGCTCCAAAGCCTCCACAAATCAATCCCTCCGAACATCTTTTGGGCATGATGCGATTGGTTAACGCGAGTAATCCAATATAACGTCCAGCGATGTCTATACTTCTTGCACTGTGCCCGTATATATCGCTTAGTCATCAGGTTTGGATTGCTTTGACAACACAGCGCCAATGTAGATTGGTACGGTATCATACCACCGATAAGCTATACCAACTGGTCATAGCCAACCCAGATAGTACGCTAAAGCATTACGAACAAAGAGAACTCTGCATCAAGTGGTGGTATTTTTAAAGTAGTACAGCATTTTACATGTAGGGATTAGTTTGGATATTTTTACCAACTTCAATTTGCCTTTTTCTGTCTAAATCTGGTGTACTAGTAGTTGAGGCATACGTCGGATATGCCCAGGTCCGGATATCATATCTCCTTATACTGTAATCTTTTGTGTCTTGATAATGCTTAATGTTGGTTCGGGTCCAAATATCCAATCCTGCTGTGAGGATCTTCTTGTCGATGTATCTCGACTGACATATCTTCAGAGAATTGAATTTGATGTCAGAATAATTGCAATAAGGGTTTAATATTTATAGCGAATATTGTTTCtatatttttaaagaaatacaCAATTGTATTCTGTGTTTTTCGTTCGTGACATTTTCTGTAGAACTTTCCCCAAACTTATGTCACCGGTTCTGAGCAGCGGTTATTGCTTTTAAAGAGATCTTGAGATATCTCTTTAAAGATATCTTGAGATAAAGATGTTTGAGATGTAGCAAAAGCTATTAGGTGTAGTATGTTTAAAAtctatttaattattcaaGATAAATGGCCAGGCCGCGTTgcttttaaaaatcaattttaatataaataattttcttgTATGCTTTTAGTTGGTGAATGGCACCGATTGTATCATCCGCGAGCCACTGTACAACGTTACGTTTGACTTTAATGCACTCAGCTCGGATCTTAATCACCACGTGATGTCCGAGGAGAACAACGAACGATTCTTCTTCAACGTGTGCGATAAGGAACAGCCCGGGAAGGATAACCGAACAGGCACGCGAGCGTATCTGGTGCGTCAGGACAAGCGGATTACGCTCGGGTACGAAGCACACCTACAGCTGAACGACGGACGGATGCACTTTTCTTTCTTGGGCGAACCGTGCGGCAACGGTAGCAACTACACGCTGGACGTGATTCTGCTGTGCAGCTATGAGCGTACGCCGACCGATCTGCGCGTGATCCCGTACACACCGGACCAGTGTCGGTACTTTATCTTCTGGGATACGCCGCTCGCCTGCCAACCACTGCCGACCACGCTCGTGGCGAACAGATGCACGGTGAGCGATGGTACCAACCGGCATCTGTACAATTTGTTACCGTTGGGTAGCGCCAACCATGAGTTACCGTTGCCGGATGGATCTCGGTTTGTGGTGTCCGTGTGCAAGCCGGTACGCTACGGGCATCTCACGATGTGTCCACCCGGGACGGGCGTATGTCTGGTGAACGGTACGGAGTATCGTGACTACGGGCAGGCCGTATCGGATcccaaaattgatccatcggGTCGGCTGGTGATGGAGATGCGTTCCAAGTCGGAAGCGTGCGAGAACTCGTTGGTTGTGTTTGAGTGCGGCAAGGACGATGGCATCGAAACGGGGCCAATTTACCGTGGTCGGAAAGATAACTGCACGCATGAATTTGTCTGGCGTACCGCACTGGCCTGTCGGGATACGCGCCCCTGCTCGGTGACCAATCCGATCACGGGCACACGGTACGATTTGGGATTGCTGGCGAATCGAACCTACACGTTGACGGCGCGAGACAACCGGACGTACGAGGTGGGTGTGTGCCGCATTCCCGCGTCCAGTCACTGTCCGCTGGATGCGGGTGCGTGCGAAGTGTCCGCAAAGCAATCGGTCGGGCTCGGAGCGATTTCGGACGAGCTGCACTATGATACGACCGGCGCACCTTACTTGCTGTACCGATCCGGTGCTGTATGCGACGCGTCTGCGGAACGGCGGTGGGAAACGCGGCTGGAATTTATCTGTGAAACGGACCCGGTGGAGGATGGCCGTACCGGGACGGTGGTACCGCCGATCGTGGTAGAAAACGGCGAATGTCAGCTGGTGGTACACTTCGAGACGGTGCTCGTCTGCGAACCGGCTCTGATGGCGTGCGGCGCTTACAATGAATCCGCCATCGATCAGTATGTGGATCTGTCCCCGCTGATGGATTCCACCCAGAACTACGAAGCGCGCAACCGTGGAGAGCAAGGCCGACGCTATTTTCTCAACGTATGCCGACCGCTCGTGCCGCAGTATGGGTTAAGCTGTCGCGGTGGTGCTGCCGCCTGTGAAGCTACGTTTGACGGTGTCAccgcacgaaacgaaacgacgcTTGGATTCCCGGACGTGTCACTCGTGGTAGCGGGCGATACGGTGCTCATGAAGTATCTACGCGGTGACCCATGCCGGCAGGATCCGCTTACAAACTTATCCACCACCGTGGCGTTCCGCTGTTCGCAAACGGCTGGACGCGGCCAGCCGGTACTCGTTGAGATTGAGCACGGTTGCCACTATCGGTTCGATTGGGCAACGGCGGTTATATGTCCGCCCGAGCTAACCGTACCGTTCGAACCGAGCAACTGCAGCTTTCACAATCCATCGACGGCAACCTGGATGCCGATGAACGGTGTGCTGGATGAACTGTCACTGTGTGACAAACGACCGGTTGCCTCCGTAGACTATCGTACCGGATCGCTTAATATCCGCTACACGGAGCCTGATCCGGTTAACTGCAGCACCACGAACGGTAAGCATACGTTTGAGGGGagatttttactttattttgtttacctCAAGGGGTTTACCAATAGtggtttattaaatttcaatttgtcATAATTTTTCCAAATTTCTGTTTGTCATGTGCTTGATGCAGGTATCGCCTTTGGTAATGTTTGAATGTTTACACTTTcgcgtacaaaaaaaaaatactctgaAGCTAACATTTGAggtagttttcttttctttttcgagcATCTCTCCCCTTGAGGTGCATTATAATTCCTATTAAAGTATTCTAATAATAATTCTACATAACATGTGGTTGCAGGTGTGAAAACGTACAACGTAACTGTTGCCTGTGCGCCGGATAGTCCGCTCGATCGAGTAGTGgtaagtgttttctttttacataCAATCACATCACGTAAACGCTAATATGTTTCTTAACTCCGcaaatttgatttattgccGAATTTTTAATGAGATTATTCGTTGTTGATGCTGTAAGAGCTGAGCTGAGCTAGAGATACCGTTTCCTACTTGTACAGTTAGACATGGTACAGCGAAAAATGGTAGCCAAACCACGTGTGATCGAAAATTCAACTTAAAAGTCGCTGtgtttacataaaaaaaaattttcttttttcgtcaATGAATTTTGTCGCGAATGCCTTGATTACCAAAGATAAAATTCGCTGTATACCTTTCTGTATCGTTTTGTTCAATATATACACATTATATTTTAACATTCACAAGCTAGAGCTACACGTGCAGTAGATGAAACATTCGAGAGGTACTGAGAAGTGTTGATAATGTAATATCTTCGGTACAGCAACAGTGAATATTGTAGCAATTAGAATGCTGATATCACATGGTTACACCATGTCAACCGTCCGGTTCTTTTAACATATCTAATTGTCTTTTGCCACATTAAGCAACTGCCTGATGCAATAACGGTAATGAAATTCTTTGTTTTAAGATTACATGGCGCATCGGTAGATAATGTTGGCGAACGTTGTCCGATTTTGTATCTAACTATTTAGTGCTAGTTGACTGAATCGACCTTACCGTTGCTAATGATGTACGGAGGTTCGGATTTAAGCATGGAAGGATCGCTAAAGCTAGCTAGTGGCTCACCGTTGGGACATCGCTTGTTCGGTGTGAGTTCGATGGGCGGTGTGCTTTCAAGCGATGGTGCCGTCATCTGCGTGGCAGTTTGCAGCAGGTTTAGCTTGTCGACTGATGCCATGCGTATGTTGTTGGACGCCTGTACGCCCTTGAGACGGTACGGGTGGGGCATTGCGTACCGCAGCTTGTCCCAAAACCACGGATCGTCACACCGCACGTATGTGTTGGTTTTTAGGTACGCGCGCAGTTCCGCATCGAGCGTATCTATGTCGCCAATATCTTCGTAGATGATCGGTATGACACGATTGCGCTTGTCCGCTACCGACTGTAGGTACGCGGTGTTAAACTCCATCTGGCCCCAAACCGATTCGATGTAGTTTGGCGACAGCAGGATGATGGTTCGCCGCGATTCTTCTACCGCTTTGGTAATCTGAGGAGTAAGACGGATGGATTTAGAGGATTAACATCATACTATGATGGGATGGAATGGGTGCCACCGGTTGCTAACCTGCGAGGAAATCAACTCTCCCGGCATGAAATCGCGTACGTGCCAGCAGATCTTGAAATTCATCGGTTCCGACTCGAGCCTGGGCATCAGCTTATTGACGACAAAGTCTTCGTCCTTGTGCGAGTACGAAATGAATGCGTCGTACCGTTTGTCCCGGTCGACCTGCTCCTCTGCTACCAACCACCGTAACCGATCGTGCCTGAACAGCCACACCTTTACCACATGCTGGTAGCGTGTGTACAGCCAGTAGATGATAAAGCCAAACACTGCCAGGCAGGTGATGGTCACGCAAAGCACCACGATCAGCATTGTTCTGTAGTCGCAGAGTTCTTTCTGTGTGCCGGAGTTGATTGGTTCGCCGTTCGCACACCGGAGCCCTGTGAAGTCCGTGATGCGTGCTACGTTGTCGCTTACGAATTGTAGCAGTGGCTCACCACATTCGCAAATCCATGGATTAGCCGACAGGCGGACGTTGCGCAGCTCGGTTCGATTTACAAGCGCTCGGACGAGCAGAGCATCAAACTTCGACAGCTGGTTACCGCTGGCATCAATCGCGACCAGCCGATCGGGTAGGCTGTCGTACGGTAGCGTAGTTAGGTTGTTGTTTGCTACATTCAATTTTCGCACACTGTTCCAACCTTTGCCGTGCCTCGGTAGCGTCTGCAGCATGTTGTTTGCGAGGTTCAGCTCGATGTAGCTATAATCATCGTCCCGCAGCACCGCCGGACTGGGAATGGCGGGCATGACAGTTAGATTTTGACCGCTGCAGTTCATTATGAGTGTGCGATCCGCCCGCCGATTATAGCAAGTACACTCGCGCGGACAGAACGTATCCACCGCATCTAGCTGGCAGATTAGATCTGCTGGTGCGACATTGTACGGTGTGCGGAAGGCAAGTTCCGGTGGACTGGCGCACCGAGCACCTTTTATCGGGAATGACGCTTCACTGTGACCGTTCCTGCGTATATGTTGCACAAGGTTATACATGTGACAGTCACAGTTTAGAGAATTGTCATCCAGCAGGATTGCTCTCGGCAGGCTGGAGTCTTTAACATGTTGAAAGTCGAGCTGCGTAATGTTGTTCGATTGCAGATTGATGACC
This window of the Anopheles moucheti chromosome X, idAnoMoucSN_F20_07, whole genome shotgun sequence genome carries:
- the LOC128307184 gene encoding cation-independent mannose-6-phosphate receptor produces the protein MACRRPFRVSPASGGRLSIGFIIVTLALMTTAAQSKLLVNGTDCIIREPLYNVTFDFNALSSDLNHHVMSEENNERFFFNVCDKEQPGKDNRTGTRAYLVRQDKRITLGYEAHLQLNDGRMHFSFLGEPCGNGSNYTLDVILLCSYERTPTDLRVIPYTPDQCRYFIFWDTPLACQPLPTTLVANRCTVSDGTNRHLYNLLPLGSANHELPLPDGSRFVVSVCKPVRYGHLTMCPPGTGVCLVNGTEYRDYGQAVSDPKIDPSGRLVMEMRSKSEACENSLVVFECGKDDGIETGPIYRGRKDNCTHEFVWRTALACRDTRPCSVTNPITGTRYDLGLLANRTYTLTARDNRTYEVGVCRIPASSHCPLDAGACEVSAKQSVGLGAISDELHYDTTGAPYLLYRSGAVCDASAERRWETRLEFICETDPVEDGRTGTVVPPIVVENGECQLVVHFETVLVCEPALMACGAYNESAIDQYVDLSPLMDSTQNYEARNRGEQGRRYFLNVCRPLVPQYGLSCRGGAAACEATFDGVTARNETTLGFPDVSLVVAGDTVLMKYLRGDPCRQDPLTNLSTTVAFRCSQTAGRGQPVLVEIEHGCHYRFDWATAVICPPELTVPFEPSNCSFHNPSTATWMPMNGVLDELSLCDKRPVASVDYRTGSLNIRYTEPDPVNCSTTNGVKTYNVTVACAPDSPLDRVVVSVFFLHTITSRKR